A genome region from Macaca fascicularis isolate 582-1 chromosome 3, T2T-MFA8v1.1 includes the following:
- the CCDC71L gene encoding coiled-coil domain-containing protein 71L gives MRRSMKRRRRRPPVAPAAAARGGDFRAEDGAGLEAREEKVVYSRSQLSLADSTKALGDAFKLFMPRSTEFMSSDAELWSFLCSLKHQFSPHILRSKDVYGYSSCRALVPDPPGPPTARGQARRPAPRAAARRRRRGARAAAARRRKPRSPPPPPPPPEESCPAKPVVPGPCFGGRTLEEIWRAATPTLTTFPTIRVGSDVWGERSLAAARRRARQVLRVNLEPMVRLRRFPVPRA, from the coding sequence ATGCGGCGCAGCATGAAGAGGCGGCGGCGCCGGCCCCCGGTCGCCCCGGCCGCGGCTGCCCGGGGCGGCGACTTCAGGGCAGAAGACGGGGCCGGGTTGGAGGCGCGGGAGGAAAAGGTGGTGTACTCGCGGTCGCAACTGTCGCTGGCTGACAGCACCAAGGCGCTCGGCGACGCCTTCAAGCTCTTCATGCCCCGCAGCACGGAGTTCATGAGCTCGGACGCGGAGCTCTGGAGCTTCCTCTGCAGCCTCAAGCACCAGTTCTCCCCGCACATCCTGCGCAGCAAGGACGTCTACGGCTACTCCTCCTGCCGGGCCCTGGTGCCCGATCCCCCGGGTCCCCCCACAGCCCGCGGCCAGGCGCGCCGGCCGGCTCCGCGCGCCGCGGCCAGGAGGAGGCGCCGCGGAGCCCGGGCGGCAGCTGCCCGCAGGAGGAAGCCCCGGTCACcacccccgccgccgccgccccccgAGGAGAGCTGCCCGGCCAAGCCCGTGGTCCCCGGGCCCTGCTTCGGGGGCCGCACCCTGGAGGAGATCTGGAGGGCGGCCACCCCGACGCTGACCACCTTCCCCACCATCCGCGTCGGCAGCGACGTGTGGGGCGAGCGCAGCCTGGCGGCGGCGCGGCGTAGGGCACGCCAGGTCTTGCGAGTGAACCTGGAACCCATGGTGAGGCTCCGCCGCTTCCCGGTGCCCCGGGCGTGA